The Aeromicrobium yanjiei genome includes a region encoding these proteins:
- a CDS encoding isochorismatase family protein translates to MSTALIVVDVQHDFCEGGSLAVEGGARVAQDVADLIGSGAYATVVATRDHHIDPGEHFSDTPDFVDSWPRHCVVGTEGERLHPPLTPEMFAEIFFKGEYAAAYSGFEGASADGVTLADWLRAEGVDTVDVCGIATDYCVRATALDAAREGFAVRVLQGLTAAVSPDNLPRVREEWTAAGVTTA, encoded by the coding sequence ATGAGCACCGCCCTGATCGTCGTCGACGTCCAGCACGACTTCTGCGAGGGCGGCTCTCTCGCCGTCGAGGGCGGAGCCCGGGTCGCGCAGGACGTCGCGGACCTGATCGGCTCCGGGGCGTACGCGACCGTGGTCGCGACCCGGGACCACCACATCGATCCCGGCGAGCACTTCTCGGACACGCCGGACTTCGTGGACTCCTGGCCGCGGCACTGCGTCGTGGGCACCGAGGGCGAGCGGCTGCACCCCCCGCTGACGCCCGAGATGTTCGCCGAGATCTTCTTCAAGGGTGAGTACGCCGCCGCGTACTCCGGCTTCGAGGGCGCCTCGGCCGACGGCGTGACGCTCGCGGACTGGCTGCGAGCCGAGGGCGTCGACACCGTGGACGTCTGCGGCATCGCGACCGACTACTGCGTCCGCGCAACGGCCCTCGACGCCGCGCGGGAGGGCTTCGCGGTGCGCGTGCTGCAGGGGCTCACGGCTGCCGTCTCGCCGGACAACCTGCCCCGCGTGCGTGAGGAGTGGACCGCAGCCGGCGTCACGACCGCCTGA
- a CDS encoding nicotinate phosphoribosyltransferase produces MTTPSTALLTDRYELTMLQATLRNGTAQRRSVFELFARRLSGGRRYGVVAGVGRALDALADFRFGEPELAWLREEGVVDDDTIAWLADYRFTGSIWGYPDGEIYFPQSPVMIVEGTFAESVVLETLLLSVLNHDSAIATAASRMITAAGDRPCIEMGSRRTHEAAAVAAARAAYIAGFAATSNLEAGRTYGIPTTGTSAHSFTLLHDTEREAFEAQVQSLGPGTTLLVDTYDIPEAIRAAVDLAGGELGGVRLDSGDLVALARTVRQQLDELGATRTRITVTSDLDEYAIAALAVAPVDGYGVGTSLVTGSGVPTSGFVYKLVSRADDDGQMISVAKRSADKVSVGGRKYALRRLGPNGRAEAEVIGVGGTPVHDDNDRPLLVELVRDGKRIHSESLEESRDRHRASLAELPLPARQLSKSDPVLDTVYEETPA; encoded by the coding sequence GTGACCACACCCAGCACCGCCCTGCTGACCGATCGCTACGAGCTCACGATGCTGCAGGCGACCCTGCGCAACGGGACGGCCCAGCGCCGCTCGGTGTTCGAGCTGTTCGCCCGTCGCCTGTCGGGAGGACGCCGCTACGGTGTCGTCGCCGGCGTGGGCCGGGCGCTGGACGCCCTCGCCGACTTCCGCTTCGGCGAGCCGGAGCTCGCGTGGCTCCGAGAGGAGGGCGTCGTCGACGACGACACGATCGCCTGGCTCGCCGACTACCGGTTCACCGGCTCGATCTGGGGCTATCCCGACGGGGAGATCTACTTCCCCCAGTCCCCCGTGATGATCGTGGAGGGCACGTTCGCCGAGAGCGTCGTCCTGGAGACGCTGTTGCTCTCGGTGCTCAACCACGACTCGGCGATCGCGACCGCCGCATCGCGCATGATCACCGCAGCAGGCGACCGGCCGTGCATCGAGATGGGCTCGCGCCGTACGCACGAGGCCGCTGCCGTCGCGGCGGCCCGCGCCGCCTACATCGCCGGCTTCGCGGCCACCTCGAACCTCGAGGCCGGTCGCACCTACGGCATCCCGACCACCGGGACCAGCGCCCACTCGTTCACGCTGCTGCACGACACCGAGCGCGAGGCCTTCGAGGCCCAGGTGCAGTCCCTCGGCCCCGGCACGACCCTCTTGGTCGACACGTACGACATCCCCGAGGCGATCCGCGCCGCGGTCGACCTGGCCGGTGGCGAGCTCGGCGGGGTCCGGCTCGACTCCGGCGACCTGGTGGCGCTGGCCCGCACCGTTCGCCAGCAGCTCGACGAGCTGGGCGCGACCAGGACCCGCATCACCGTCACCAGCGATCTCGACGAGTACGCGATCGCGGCGCTCGCGGTGGCCCCGGTCGACGGCTACGGCGTCGGCACCTCGCTCGTGACCGGCTCCGGCGTCCCCACCAGCGGCTTCGTCTACAAGCTCGTGTCCCGCGCGGACGACGACGGCCAGATGATCTCGGTCGCCAAGAGGAGCGCGGACAAGGTCTCGGTCGGCGGCCGCAAGTACGCCCTGCGACGCCTCGGGCCGAACGGCCGCGCCGAGGCGGAGGTGATCGGCGTCGGCGGGACACCCGTCCACGACGACAACGACCGCCCCCTGCTCGTCGAGCTGGTCCGCGACGGCAAGCGGATCCACTCCGAGTCCCTCGAGGAGTCCCGCGACCGCCACAGGGCGTCCCTCGCGGAGCTCCCGCTGCCCGCCCGCCAGCTGTCCAAGTCCGATCCCGTCCTGGACACCGTCTACGAGGAGACCCCGGCATGA
- the clpS gene encoding ATP-dependent Clp protease adapter ClpS — protein sequence MTTPSPVEIAEPDADIVVELENPWVTIVWNDPVNLMSYVAYVFRNYFGYTEEKAHELMLKVHHDGKAVVSSGSREEMERHVQAMHEYGLWATLERQDA from the coding sequence GTGACCACCCCGAGCCCCGTCGAGATCGCCGAGCCCGACGCCGACATCGTCGTCGAGCTCGAGAACCCCTGGGTCACCATCGTCTGGAACGACCCGGTCAACCTGATGTCCTACGTCGCGTACGTGTTCCGCAACTACTTCGGCTACACCGAGGAGAAGGCCCACGAGCTCATGCTGAAGGTGCACCACGACGGCAAGGCGGTCGTCTCGAGCGGCAGCCGCGAGGAGATGGAGCGACACGTGCAGGCCATGCACGAGTACGGGCTGTGGGCCACGCTCGAGCGGCAGGACGCATGA
- a CDS encoding DUF2017 domain-containing protein: MKPFKRRRRGGITATFEIGEAHLLANLAGQVIELLRDRNGVEESDADPLATQLGMGGPSLPPEDPVLQRLLPDAYRGDPDDAGEFRRFTERGLTSAKVQNAETLIGSLVDGGLTFEGVPDEHGDPVEVELDPGEVQAWLRALTDIRLALAVRLGIETDEDTMLVAESEDEAVAAMSDIFDWLGYVQETLIAALD; encoded by the coding sequence ATGAAGCCGTTCAAGCGCCGCCGTCGCGGCGGGATCACGGCGACGTTCGAGATCGGCGAGGCGCACCTGCTGGCCAACCTCGCGGGCCAGGTCATCGAGCTGCTGCGCGACCGCAACGGGGTCGAGGAGTCCGACGCCGATCCGCTCGCCACCCAGCTCGGCATGGGCGGGCCGTCCCTGCCCCCGGAGGACCCCGTGCTGCAGCGCCTGCTGCCCGACGCGTACCGGGGCGACCCCGACGACGCGGGGGAGTTCCGCCGGTTCACCGAGCGGGGCCTGACCTCGGCCAAGGTGCAGAACGCCGAGACGCTGATCGGCTCGCTCGTCGACGGCGGGCTGACGTTCGAGGGGGTCCCCGACGAGCACGGCGATCCCGTCGAGGTCGAGCTCGACCCCGGCGAGGTGCAGGCCTGGCTGCGCGCGCTCACCGACATCCGCCTGGCGCTGGCCGTGCGGCTCGGCATCGAGACCGACGAGGACACGATGTTGGTGGCCGAGTCCGAGGACGAGGCCGTCGCTGCGATGTCCGACATCTTCGACTGGCTCGGCTACGTGCAGGAGACGTTGATCGCAGCCCTGGACTGA
- a CDS encoding Mov34/MPN/PAD-1 family protein, with product MLTIDRATHDAIIAHARRDHPDEACGVVAGPIGSDVPARLIPMLNAAMSPTFYEFDSGDLLRLYREMDDNDEEPVVIYHSHTATEAYPSRTDVNLAGEPGAHYVLVSTRDGAHESGPVDFRSYRIVDGEVTEEEVRVVEAYTDVAPTETSQQKAEH from the coding sequence GTGCTGACCATCGACCGAGCCACGCATGACGCGATCATCGCGCATGCCCGCCGCGACCACCCTGACGAGGCGTGCGGCGTCGTCGCCGGCCCGATCGGCTCGGACGTCCCCGCGCGACTGATCCCGATGCTCAACGCCGCGATGTCGCCCACGTTCTACGAGTTCGACTCCGGCGACCTGCTGCGCCTCTACCGCGAGATGGACGACAACGACGAGGAGCCGGTCGTCATCTACCACTCGCACACCGCGACCGAGGCGTATCCGTCCCGGACGGACGTCAACCTCGCCGGCGAGCCCGGCGCCCACTACGTGCTCGTCTCGACCCGCGACGGAGCCCACGAGTCCGGTCCGGTCGACTTCCGGTCGTACCGGATCGTCGACGGCGAGGTCACCGAGGAAGAAGTTCGGGTCGTCGAGGCTTATACAGATGTAGCGCCCACCGAAACGTCACAACAGAAGGCAGAGCACTGA
- a CDS encoding MoaD family protein yields MAIEVRIPTILRPLTGGERAVEGKGSTVAELIDQLELDHEGIKDRLLENGQARRFVNIYVNDEDIRFTGGLETAVADGDTVVILPAVAGGSADLS; encoded by the coding sequence ATGGCCATCGAGGTCCGTATCCCCACCATCCTGCGTCCCCTCACCGGCGGCGAGCGCGCCGTCGAGGGCAAGGGGTCGACCGTCGCCGAGCTGATCGACCAGCTCGAGCTCGATCACGAGGGCATCAAGGACCGGCTGCTCGAGAACGGTCAGGCCCGCCGGTTCGTCAACATCTACGTGAACGACGAGGACATCCGCTTCACCGGTGGCCTCGAGACCGCGGTCGCCGACGGCGACACCGTGGTCATCCTGCCGGCCGTGGCCGGCGGGTCCGCCGACCTCTCCTGA
- a CDS encoding PLP-dependent cysteine synthase family protein, whose product MRFDSLIDSVGGTPLVGLPSLSPSPDVRLWAKLEDHNPTGSIKDRAALQMILQAEKDGRLSPGCTILEPTSGNTGISLAMVARQRGYEIVCVMPENTSIERTQLLTMWGAKIIPSPAAGGSNEAVRVAKGLAAEHPDWVMLYQYGNPANAEAHYVGTGPEILADLPEVTHFVAGLGTTGTLMGVGRFFREHKPDVRIVAAEPRYGELVYGLRNLDEGFVPELYDASLIDSRFSVGPRDAVRRVRELVEREGIFAGVSTGAILHAALAQAAKCIKAGESADIVFVVCDGGWKYLSTGAYEGTLDEAEDKLDGQLWA is encoded by the coding sequence GTGCGTTTTGACTCCCTGATCGACTCGGTCGGCGGTACGCCCCTGGTAGGGCTGCCGTCCCTGTCGCCGTCCCCGGACGTGCGGCTGTGGGCCAAGCTCGAGGACCACAACCCGACGGGTTCGATCAAGGACCGCGCGGCGCTGCAGATGATCCTGCAGGCGGAGAAGGACGGCCGGCTGTCGCCCGGGTGCACGATCCTGGAGCCGACCAGCGGCAACACCGGCATCTCCCTGGCGATGGTGGCCCGGCAGCGCGGCTACGAGATCGTCTGCGTGATGCCCGAGAACACGTCGATCGAGCGCACCCAGCTGCTGACGATGTGGGGCGCGAAGATCATCCCCTCGCCCGCGGCAGGCGGCTCCAACGAGGCTGTGCGCGTGGCCAAGGGGCTCGCAGCGGAGCACCCCGACTGGGTCATGCTCTACCAGTACGGCAACCCGGCCAACGCCGAGGCGCACTACGTCGGCACGGGGCCGGAGATCCTCGCGGACCTGCCCGAGGTGACCCACTTCGTCGCAGGCCTCGGCACGACCGGCACCCTGATGGGCGTCGGCCGGTTCTTCCGCGAGCACAAGCCGGACGTGCGCATCGTGGCCGCCGAGCCCCGCTACGGGGAGCTGGTCTACGGGCTGCGCAACCTCGACGAAGGATTCGTCCCCGAGCTCTACGACGCCTCGCTGATCGACTCCCGGTTCTCGGTGGGTCCCCGCGACGCGGTCCGCCGGGTCCGCGAGCTCGTCGAGCGAGAAGGCATCTTCGCGGGGGTGTCCACCGGCGCGATCCTGCACGCCGCCCTGGCCCAGGCCGCCAAGTGCATCAAGGCCGGCGAGAGCGCCGACATCGTGTTCGTGGTGTGTGACGGCGGCTGGAAGTATCTGTCCACCGGCGCGTACGAGGGCACCCTCGACGAGGCCGAGGACAAGCTCGACGGCCAGCTCTGGGCATAG